A DNA window from Zingiber officinale cultivar Zhangliang chromosome 3A, Zo_v1.1, whole genome shotgun sequence contains the following coding sequences:
- the LOC122050769 gene encoding endoglucanase 15-like — MIKVVLVLMLCLAGQAFSQIDYGNALTKSLLFFEAQRSGKLPADQRVTWRGDSAIGDGSEAGVDLAGGYYDAGDNVKFGFPYAFAVTSLAWSVVEFGSQLQAKNELNNALAAVKWGTDYLLKAHAGPQLLYVEVGDGNSDHACWQRPEDMTTPRTVYKIDEANHGSDVAAETAAALAAASIAFKSSNAGYSATLLSHSKQLFDFATNNRGLYQNSVPVAGAFYSSSGDDDEIVWAAAWLHRATGDRAYLDIIGRGNPGGVRTMFSWDDKFFGAQLLVSKLIMEGVVPNEGSWAAYKSNADAFMCNLVQKGNGNVKKSPGGLLWFNQWANSQYVTSSSLGLVSHADHITAAKGAWLQCPGGTVSPQQLIDFARSQMDYLLGANPSQMSYMVGFGSNFPRKVHHRGASIVSIKANRNPIDCKGGFDWLNSGSNDPNVLEGAIVGGPDANDAYSDSRNNFQQAEPSIGGNAPLVGVLARIAA, encoded by the exons ATGATCAAAGTTGTCCTTGTGCTGATGTTGTGCCTTGCAGGGCAGGCGTTTAGCCAAATCGACTACGGCAACGCTCTCACCAAATCGCTGCTCTTCTTTGAAGCCCAGCGGTCGGGGAAGTTGCCGGCCGACCAGAGGGTGACTTGGCGCGGGGATTCTGCCATCGGAGACGGCAGTGAGGCCGGC GTCGATCTCGCCGGAGGATATTACGACGCCGGCGACAACGTCAAGTTCGGCTTCCCGTACGCCTTCGCCGTAACCAGCCTGGCGTGGTCCGTCGTCGAATTTGGCTCCCAGCTTCAAGCCAAGAACGAGTTGAATAACGCGCTGGCCGCCGTGAAATGGGGGACCGACTACCTCCTCAAGGCTCACGCCGGTCCCCAACTTCTCTACGTCGAGGTCGGCGACGGCAACTCCGATCACGCATGCTGGCAGCGGCCGGAAGACATGACTACCCCGCGCACGGTTTATAAAATCGACGAAGCCAACCATGGTTCTGACGTCGCGGCCGAGACCGCCGCCGCATTGGCCGCCGCTTCAATTGCCTTCAAGTCTTCCAACGCTGGCTACTCTGCCACTCTCCTCAGCCATTCCAAGCAG CTATTCGATTTTGCGACGAACAACCGCGGTCTTTATCAGAACAGCGTCCCAGTGGCCGGCGCCTTTTACAGCAGCAGCGGAGATGAT GATGAAATAGTTTGGGCGGCCGCATGGCTACATCGGGCCACCGGAGATCGGGCCTACTTGGACATCATCGGTAGAGGAAACCCCGGCGGCGTGCGGACGATGTTCTCCTGGGACGACAAGTTCTTCGGCGCACAGCTCCTTGTCTCAAAG CTGATCATGGAGGGAGTGGTTCCCAATGAGGGTTCATGGGCGGCCTACAAGAGCAACGCAGACGCCTTCATGTGCAACTTGGTGCAGAAGGGCAACGGCAACGTCAAGAAGAGCCCCGGCGGCCTCCTCTGGTTCAACCAATGGGCCAACAGCCAGTACGTCACCTCCAGCTCGCTTGGCCTCGTCTCCCACGCCGACCATATCACCGCCGCAAAGGGCGCTTGGCTCCAATGTCCCGGCGGCACTGTCTCTCCCCAACAACTCATCGACTTCGCTCGATCCCag ATGGACTACCTTCTCGGTGCCAATCCGAGCCAGATGAGCTACATGGTGGGATTCGGTTCCAATTTCCCCCGGAAGGTGCACCACAGGGGTGCCTCCATTGTGTCCATCAAGGCCAACCGAAACCCCATCGATTGCAAGGGCGGGTTCGATTGGCTAAACAGTGGCTCCAACGATCCCAACGTGCTTGAGGGTGCCATCGTCGGCGGACCTGACGCAAACGATGCCTACTCTGACTCCAGAAACAACTTCCAGCAGGCAGAACCTTCCATAGGTGGTAACGCACCGCTCGTCGGGGTCTTGGCCAGGATCGCCGCCTAA